In the Drosophila virilis strain 15010-1051.87 chromosome 4, Dvir_AGI_RSII-ME, whole genome shotgun sequence genome, CAAGCAGCATAATAACCACAACTAGACTATTCGACAAGCTCAAAATGGGCCTgacactgctgctgctgctggttagCTGCTTGGGCTGTCCGGCCATAATTGAGGCATGCTCCAGCCGCACGGTGCCCAAGCCGCGTCCATCGATCTCGTCGTCGTCCATGTCCGGCATTGCGCTGCCGCCAACACAGGCGCCTTCAACGACGAGCACAACAATGcgcacaaccacaacaacaacaacgacgacggcCAGGCCGAACATAACATTCCCGACATACAAGTGCCCGGAGAACTTTGATGCCTGGTACTGTCTGAACGATGCCCACTGTTTCGCTGTGAAGATCGCTGAGCTGCCTGTCTACAGCTGTGAGTGTGCCATCGGATTTATGGGCCAGCGCTGCGAGTACAAGGAAATCGATGGCTCCTATTTGCCCAAGCGGCCGCGTCCCATGCTCGAGAAGGCCAGCATCGCCAGCGGTGCCATGTGCGCACTCGTTTTTATGTTGTTCGTCTGTTTCGTTTTCTATTTGCGTTTCGAGCAGCGTGCAGCCAAGAAGGCCTTCGAGCTGGAGCGCGAGCTGCAGCAGGACGAGGAGGAGGGCAGCGACCAGGAGCAATGCGAGTGCTGCCGGGCGCAGTGCTGCGCTGGAG is a window encoding:
- the spi gene encoding protein spitz — protein: MHSTSSIITTTRLFDKLKMGLTLLLLLVSCLGCPAIIEACSSRTVPKPRPSISSSSMSGIALPPTQAPSTTSTTMRTTTTTTTTTARPNITFPTYKCPENFDAWYCLNDAHCFAVKIAELPVYSCECAIGFMGQRCEYKEIDGSYLPKRPRPMLEKASIASGAMCALVFMLFVCFVFYLRFEQRAAKKAFELERELQQDEEEGSDQEQCECCRAQCCAGGDEPLFVERKLPYHMRLEHALMSFAIRRSTKL